The stretch of DNA AGACAATCGACTGAGAGGACAGGTAGAGACAATCGACTGAGAGGACAGGTAGAGACAATCGACTGAGACGACAGATAGAGACAATCGACTGAGAGGACAGGTAGAGACAATCGACTGAGAGGACAGATAGAGACAATCGACTGAGAGGACAGGTAGAGACAATCGACTGAGAGGACAGATAGAGACAATCGACTGAGAGGACAGGTAGAGACAATCGACTGAGAGGACAGATAGAGACAATCGACTGAGAGGACAGATAGAGACAATCGACTGAGAGGACAGGTAGAGACAATCGACTGAGAGGACAGGTAGAGACAATCGACTGAGAGGACAGGTAGAGACAATCGACTGAGAGGACAGATAGAGACAATCGACTGAGAGGACAGATAGAGACAATCGACTGAGAGGACAGATAGAGACAATCGACTGAGAGGACAGGTAGAGACAATCGACTGAGACGACAGGTAGAGACAATCGACTGAGAGGACAGGTAGAGACAATCGACTGAGAGGACAGGTAGAGACAATCGACTGAGAGTACAGGTAGAGACAATCGACTGAGAGGACAGATAGAGACAATCGACTGAGAGGACAGATAGAGACAATCGACTGAGAGGACAGATAGAGACAATCGACTGAGAGGACAGGTAGAGACAATCGACTGAGACGACAGGTAGAGACAATCGACTGAGAGGACAGGTAGAGACAATCGACTGAGAGGACAGGTAGAGACAATCGACTGAGAGGACAGGTAGAGACAATCGACTGAGACGACAGGTAGAGACAATCGACTGAGAGGACAGATAGAGACAATCGACTGAGAGGACAGGTAGAGACAATCGACTGAGAGGACAGACAGATTGTTGGAGGTTGGATGGGTCGTGTAAAAACCGGATCACCTGACTGTGTTGAAGATATCTTCATCTTGTAGTagcctcctcatcatcaccctGAGATCTCCCAGGTAAAgccccacccctccctctgcAGAGAGCTTTGTACCGCCCCCTggctcttcatcctcctcaccTTGCCCCCCCATCTTGGAGCAGGGGCACAACCCACCTAACACTGCGTAGGCCAATAGGaaagctgagagagagacagaccaCACCCACTTGAGTCACATGATCACACAAACCCTGTGTGTAttcgtgtgtgtgcgcgtctgtgtgtttttgtcaaccTGTAGTGAAGAGAACAACTCCACACGCACACAGGAGCACACAGGTTTTCCGGTTTCCATAGCGATGTCCAAGCATCAATGCTTCGATGTCACTGCTGGGCTCCGCCTCCATTTCCTCCTCGGCCTCTGGTGTCACAAACCTCAGCTCCACCCTCGGAGCTCCTGCCGCCTCCTCATCATCGGCCACGCCCACTGAGCGCTGGAGTGACACAGAGGttgactggagagagagagagagaaagagagagagaggtgtaacCATGGCAATAAAGGGGGAAGTCTGAATGCTGTTCACCTATCACACCTGTCTCCGACGAGTCCTGATGGTATCCATGACGACCtgcagaggagacagacagTTAGAGAAATTAAACCAGGACTGAGCCATCATAGACTGTACATAAGATGTGGGCGGAGCCACTACACTATTTCTCAAGCTCCACCCTCTTatcccaaaaaataaaagttaaagagCTCCTCAGCTTCAGACGTcgtcccatcactcctcaaatttctgcattAAAATCAAAACTGTGACGAGCTAtagacgccaaacacaaactatgttctgctgctgtcttTTGAGGTCTACCCAGAGAGAAACACGTTCATACACAAACAGAGATGCTCACTGGAACACTGGCGCCCTCGTGTGGCCAAAATGGTATATCACACCTGAGGGCCAGGTGAGGTTAAACTACACAGATTTAGAATGACAGTAGATAAGTAAATGATAAGTAGATAGGCGGCCATACTAGGATGTACTGCAGATGACAAATGAAAGACTACATTCAGAAAATGTAAGGACAGATCATCAACGTAGAATTTAAATGATGATCCACAATGTGAATCACCCAAgaagacaataaataaaaccatgaCGTTTTCCTTCTAGTGGCTATTATCAAGGATGAACAGCTTGATGGCAGAGTGTCTGAAGGCCTTACCAACTCATTTGAGTCAGAAAGCAGCGACACTCCTACCAAGCTGCTGGAAAGTTCAAACTTCTAATGTCACTATTAGTAGTGTTATTATCCAACGCTGTCTCCTCGTTAGGAGGTCTGCACCTCAGAAAAAcatctgaggatacagagaacaaaacaaaatgatccTTTACTCACCTTTTCAGCAAATTAAAAGTAACAATGGCATCATTAGTGAGGATGTGCGGTCGACGTGATGTTCACGttttgttgaaaataaaaatgttttccttcccTCTCATACAGTCACAGATTAATGAACCTTCACAGCCcgatcacacactgacatcagtGACGTCTCTGATAAACACAACCCTCTGAGCTCACTGTGATTGGTTCCTcacaggggtcagaggtcagtgtttgtttgagctgcttaactttattaacagagagtaaacacacacacacacacacacacacacacacacacacacacacacacacacacacacacacacacacaccaggttCATGACCCTCACAACTTCTGTTCCTCAGATGTTCTGTCTGAAATATGTCAGAACATCAgagtgaaacaacaacaacaatgaataatgtACATGGACAGCTATGTCAGTAATAATGTTAAAAGTAGGCTATGTGTAGAATtagcagtaacagctaagtatgaTAATAGACcgatcagtctaatattaatGTACATAATGTAGAATTAATATACAGCAACTGTAATGATGAAACGACTGATTATCTTAGAGGTTGAagcacttgaaggaatcttggtgttcatgggttacttttCCTTTTCTACATTGTAATTTATTATGTTCATCTTTTAACTAaaagaatacaaataaacagagacttaaagaaaaacaagtgtgaGGAACTCGTGGGAAAACCagtgtttaatctcttaaaccGGATACATCAAGTGAAGAGTTTGAGAAAATAAGGAGATATGATTCGTCCACTTATTGCTTCCATAAGATAAACAATCTAACGGGTTATTACTAGTATACTACCTGATTATTAACACCTGAAGAAAACGTCCACACATGGTTTCTGAAGGTTTACTGTGGTTGGAAAAGTTTCTCTCagtacaaatatataaatgtaacaatcACACATTTAAACCCTCCAATCCCCTGATTATATCTGATAGAACAGCAGAATGATTGATCCtgtaaaatattgattgatCAAGTAAAGCATCACACTAGAATGAAGCACAGTCCACATCCAGAGACCAGACTAAACCTGACCCAGGAACAGTCCAGGATCAGGTTCACACCAGCCCAGCATCAGACAATCGTGTTTAGTCGGTACGTCAGGTGGAAAGCACAGGAAGCTGCTTGTTCCTCCATCTGATGCTGGACCACCAGGACCCGGATCAGTTACTGGGCACCAGAATCCTTCCtgcattaaagagaagaaaaaacgaGATCAACGACTGATACAGAAACATCGTTAGAACTGGTCTGAACTGGTCTGAACTGGTCTGAACTGGTTTAGACTGGTCTGAACTAGTTTAGACTGGTCTGAACTGGTTTAGACTGGTCTGAACTGGTCTGAACTGGTTTAGACTGGTCTGAACTAGTTTAGACTGGTCTGAACTGGTCTGAACTGGTTTAGACTGGTCTGAACTGGTTTAGACTGGTCTGAACTAGTTTAGACTGGTCTGAACTGGTTTAGACTGGTCTGAACTGGTCTGAACTGGTCTGAACTGGTTTAGACTGGTCTGAACTGGTCTGAACTGGTCTGAACTAGTTTAGACTGGTCTGAACTGTTTTAGACTGGTCTGAACTGGTTTAGACTGGTCTGAACTGGTCTGAACTGTTTTAGACTGGTCTGAACTGGTCTGAACTGGTTTAGACTGGTCTGAACTGGTCTGAACTGGTCTGAACTGGTCTGAACTGTTTTAGACTGGTCTGAACTGGTTTAGACTGGTCTGAACTGGTCTGACTGGTTTAGACTGGTCTGAAATGGTCTGAACTAGTTTAGACTGGTCTGAACTGGTTTAGACTGGTCTGAACTGGTCTGAACTGGTCTGAACTGGTCTACCTCGGGTCTTGCTCTTGTAGTAGATGAATCCAGCCAGAGATAAGATCAGACCCAGGATCAGTCCAGACGCTCCGATGGCGATCTTGTTTCTCTCAGACTCTGGCATGGACGGGTCtgaggaagacagacagacagacaggtgagcagacagacaggtgacaaggtgaacagacagacaggagaaaaggtgagcagacagacaggtgaaaaggtgagcagacagacaggtgagcagacagacatgTGAGCAAACAGACAGGTtagcagacacacaggtgaaaaggtgagcagacagacaggttagcaGACAGACatgtgagcagacagacaggttagcagacagacaggtgaaacggtgagcagacaggtgagcagacagacaggtgaaaaggtgagcagacagacaggtgaaaaggtgagcagacagacaggtgaaaggtgagcagacagacaggtgagcagacagacaggtgaaaaggttagcagacagacaggtgagcagacagacaggtgaaaaggtgagtagacagacaggtgaaaggtgagcagacagacaggtgagcagacagacaggtgaaaaggtgagcagacagacaggtgagcagacagacaggtattTACCCCAGACATTAACCAGAGGTTCATCCAGGCTGACGTGATCCACCACACAGGAGATCTTCTCTCCAGACCTGAAAAACCACAGAAACAGAGGATCAGTCACACTCAACACCtcgacctggacctggacctggacctggacctaaACCTGTAGCTGGACCCACCTGGGCGTGTACTCCAGGTGTGAGTGGATCTGGTAGTACCAGTCTCCGTCAGCCAGCTCATCAGTGGAAGTGACATCAGTGGTGACTTCCTTTCCGTCTCTGTGCCAGCTCACTTTGATCATTTTGGGGTAGAAGTCGTAGACGCTGCACACCAACATGGCGGGGTGTCCACCAGTAGGGGGCGTCTCAGAGTGCAGCTTGGCGTACGGCTTGGCTGCAGCACACACAGTTTGATTATTGAATGTATTGTTTCAGTAGACGGACAGAGTATCAGTGCTCTTTTTCTGGTTTCAGTGTGAACATCATCAAGTACGAAGAGTTTGAATCAGTGAAACACAGTTTGATGAGTTATATTCATTTAGTTTCACTGAAGGCTTTGAATCCTCTCAGATGACAGAAATAGAGATGTTAATGATTAACGTTTATCGATTAATCGCCGTTAAGAATTGAACTGATAAATGTATCAACTGACAGTTTTACATGTAATACCATTTTGTACCAAAAGAGGGCGCCTGTCACTTTGTGCAACTCAGAAAAGCTAAAGTAAGAAGTGTTACTGAGGAGAGTGAGGCTAAAATgaagaggtcagcagagagacggagttttgtgttttctgcagctggacTTGTTGAGAATAGACTGAACACTCGACTGAGCCCTGATCACGTAGATGTGCTCAtctttctaaataaaaacactaagcTGTACATATATGATGGTGAGTAGAGTATTTTATGTGCTCACAATAACTCACTCCTGAACGTGTAGAAATGTTCATCTGCAGACAAAGCAGAAGAGTTAAGTGTATTGTGAAGAGGCTCAGatgcttttatttcactttcattcagaactttctgttgattttaaaaaggactTTCATTCAGTCAGCCTTGTTAGAAACGGTGGTATAGCGCCCGATTGGCGTTGATCTGTTAGCAGAGGCGTTAAGTAAGGAAAGTCACACGTTTAAAAGAGCGAGAGCCTCGTTGTTTTATtagttcaaactgtttttatgaatgaatgtttcAAGTAACTATCGTGCTGCTATAACGGGTTCAATTAAACATAAACTGAGAACAGGACGTGCGgctcattaattattaattattaatcaaTAATTGATTGTTAATGTTTTCAACTATCGtgaagaaaaatgactttaagtACATGTGAATGTTGTTAACTGCAGTAACAGAGTTTGACCAGCAGGCTGTgacacagagctgtgtgtgaggACTTTAACAGATCAAGAGTTTCAGTTTGAGATTTCTCTGATATAAACTGATCATCAGTGTGAGAcgactttaaagtgtttttattgaacattaATGAAACAGGAAATTATAAAAGAGTGAAAATGAAATCTAATGAAATGTAATCAGTCAGAGTCCATTTGTTTATGGATTCATTATTTAATAAAACCATGATGATGTGATGCTGTGTGAGGAGACAGGAACTCAAACTCACCTGATTTAGACAGAGAAGCTTTGTACCAGTTTCCTATGTTGTGTTGGCAGTATCTCTCCTTCTCAGCTCTCCTTCTGTTCAGCTCTGAAGGGTCGTTGTTCCAAGCCTCTGCCTGCTTCACACCAAAAGCTGTGTATCCAACAAACAACCCCACACTGCTGCTGAACCTGATATACTCCAGTTTGTTGTAGTAGAAAGAGAGGATGTACTCGATGTTGTTCAGATCAGTCGAGTTAAACACACAACGGTCTACCTCAACTTCCATAGATacatctgaaaatgaaaaacaaaaccagagtCACTTTTAGTGtgtaacactgtgtgtgtattaatcagtaagatgtatatattaatcagtaagatgtatatattaatcagtaagatgtgtatattaatcagtaagatgtatatattaatcagtaagatgtgtatatattaatcagtaagatgtgtatattaatcagtaagatgtatatattaatcagtaagatgtgtatatattaatcagtaagatgtgtatatattaatcagtaagatgtatatattaatcagtaagatgtgtatatattaatcagtaagatgtgtatatattaatcagtaagatgtatatattaatcagtaagatgtatatatattaatcagtaagatgtgtatatattaatcagtaagatgtatatattaatcagtaagatgtgtatatattaatcagtaagatgtgtatattaatcagtaagatgtatatattaatcagtaagatgtgtatatattaatcagtaagatgtatatattaatcagtaagatgtgtatatattaatcagtaagatgtatatatattaatcagtaagatgtgtatatattaatcagtaagatgtgtatatattaatcagtaagatgtgtatattaatcagtaagatgtatatattaatcagtaagatgtgtatatattaatcagtaagatgtatatatattaatcagtaagatgtatatatattaatcagtaagatgtatatatattaatcagtaagatgtatatattaatcagtaagatgtatatatattaatcagtaagatgtatatatattaatcagtaagatgtgtatattaatcagtaagatgtatatatattaatcagtaagatgtatatatattaatcagtaagatgtatatatattaatcagtaagatgtatatatattaatcagtaagatgtgtatattaatcagtaagatgtatatatattaatcagtaagatgtatatatattaatcagtaagatgtatatatattaatcagtaagatgtatatatattaatcagtaagatgtatatatattaatcagtaagatgtatatatattaatcagtaagatgtgtatattaatcagtaagatgtatatattaatcagtaagatgtatatatattaatcagtaagatgtatatatattaatcagtaagatgtgtatattaatcagtaagatgtatatattaatcagtaagatgtatatatattaatcagtaagatgtgtatatattaatcagtaagatgtatatatattaatcagtaagatgtatatatattaatcagtaagatgtgtatatattaatcagtaagatgtatatattaatcagtaagatgtgtatatattaatcagtaagatgtatatattaatcagtaagatgtgtatatattaatcagtaagatgtatatatattaatcagtaagatgtatatatattaatcagtaagatgtatatattaatcagtaagatgtgtatatattaatcagtaagatgtatatattaatcagtaagatgtgtatatattaatcagtaagatgtatatattaatcagtaagatgtatatatattaatcagtaagatgtatatattaatcagtaagatgtatatattaatcagtaagatgtatatattaatcagtaagatgtatatatattaatcagtaagatgtatatattaatcagtaagatgtgtatatattaatcagtaagatgtatatattaatcagtaagatgtatatattaatcagtaagatgtatatatattaatcagtaagatgtatatattaatcagtaagatgtgtatatattaatcagtaagatatatttattaatcagtaagatgtatatatattaatcagtaagatgtatatattaatcagtaagatgtatatatattaatcagtaagatgtgtatatattaatcagtaagatgtgtatatattaatcagtaagatgtatatatattaatcagtaagatgtatatattaatcagtaagatgtatatattaatcagtaagatgtatatatattaatcagtaagatgtgtatatattaatcagtaagatgtatatatattaatcagtaagatgtatatatattaatcagtaagatgtatatatattaatcagtaagatatatttattaatcagtaagatgtatatatattaatcagtaagatgtatatattaatcagtaagatgtatatatattaatcagtaagatgtgtatatattaatcagtaagatgtgtatatattaatcagtaagatgtgtatatattaatcagtaagatgtatatatattaatcagtaagatgtatatattaatcagtaagatgtgtatatattaatcagtaagatatatatatattaatcagtaagatgtatatattaatcagtaagatgtgtatatattaatcagtaagatgtatatatattaatcagtaagatgtatatattaatcagtaagatgtgtatatattaatcagtaagatgtgtatatattaatcagtaagatgtgtatatattaatcagtaagatgtgtatatattaatcagtaagatgtgtatattaatcagtaagatgtgtatatattaatcagtaagatgtgtatatattaatcagtaagatgtatatattaatcagtaagatgtgtatatattaatcagtaagatgtatatatattaatcagtaagatgtgtatatattaatcagtaagatgtgtatatattaatcagtaagatgtgtatattaatcagtaagatgtgtatatattaatcagtaagatgtgtatatattaatcagtaagatgtatatatattaatcagtaagatgtatatattaatcagtaagatatatttattaatcagtaagatgtatatatattaatcagtaagatgtatatattaatcagtaagatgtgtatatattaatcagtaagatgtgtatatattaatcagtaagatgtatatatattaatcagtaagatgtatatatattaatcagtaagatgtgtatatattaatcagtaagatgtgtatatattaatcagtaagatgtatatattaatcagtaagatgtatatatattaatcagtaagatgtatatatattaatcagtaagatgtgtatatattaatcagtaagatgtatatatattaatcagtaagatgtatatatattaatcagtaagatgtgtatatattaatcagtaagatgtatatatattaatcagtaagatgtgtatatattaatcagtaagatgtatatatattaatcagtaagatgtgtatattaatcagtaagatgtatatatattaatcagtaagatgtgtatatattaatcagtaagatgtgtatattaatcagtaagatgtgtgtatattaatcagtaagatgtgtatatattaatcagtaagatgtatatatattaatcagtaagatgtatatatattaatcagtaagatgtatatatattaatcagtaagatgtgtatatattaatcagtaagatgtatatatattaatcagtaagatgtgtatattaatcagtaagatgtatatatattaatcagtaagatgtgtatatattaatcagtaagatgtatatatattaatcagtaagatgtgtatattaatcagtaagatgtatatattaatcagtaagatgtgtatattaatcagtaagatgtatatatattaatcagtaagatgtatatatattaatcagtaagatgtatatatattaatcagtaagatgtatatatattaatcagtaa from Labrus mixtus unplaced genomic scaffold, fLabMix1.1 SCAFFOLD_220, whole genome shotgun sequence encodes:
- the LOC132960308 gene encoding H-2 class II histocompatibility antigen, E-S beta chain-like isoform X2; the encoded protein is MEVEVDRCVFNSTDLNNIEYILSFYYNKLEYIRFSSSVGLFVGYTAFGVKQAEAWNNDPSELNRRRAEKERYCQHNIGNWYKASLSKSAKPYAKLHSETPPTGGHPAMLVCSVYDFYPKMIKVSWHRDGKEVTTDVTSTDELADGDWYYQIHSHLEYTPRSGEKISCVVDHVSLDEPLVNVWGKYLSVCSPVCLLTFSPVCSPFHLSVCSPVCLLTFSPVCLLTCLSAHLSPVCLLTFSPVCLLTFSPVCLLTCLLTVSPVCLLTCLSAHMSVC
- the LOC132960308 gene encoding HLA class II histocompatibility antigen, DQ beta 1 chain-like isoform X3, whose product is MEVEVDRCVFNSTDLNNIEYILSFYYNKLEYIRFSSSVGLFVGYTAFGVKQAEAWNNDPSELNRRRAEKERYCQHNIGNWYKASLSKSAKPYAKLHSETPPTGGHPAMLVCSVYDFYPKMIKVSWHRDGKEVTTDVTSTDELADGDWYYQIHSHLEYTPRSGEKISCVVDHVSLDEPLVNVWDPSMPESERNKIAIGASGLILGLILSLAGFIYYKSKTRGRILVPSN
- the LOC132960308 gene encoding H-2 class II histocompatibility antigen, E-S beta chain-like isoform X1 gives rise to the protein MEVEVDRCVFNSTDLNNIEYILSFYYNKLEYIRFSSSVGLFVGYTAFGVKQAEAWNNDPSELNRRRAEKERYCQHNIGNWYKASLSKSAKPYAKLHSETPPTGGHPAMLVCSVYDFYPKMIKVSWHRDGKEVTTDVTSTDELADGDWYYQIHSHLEYTPRSGEKISCVVDHVSLDEPLVNVWGKYLSVCSPVCLLTFSPVCLLTCLSAHLSVCSPVCLLTFSPVCLLTCLSAHLSPVCLLTFSPVCLLTFSPVCLLTCLLTVSPVCLLTCLSAHMSVC